The segment caagtggtctataagaaagctggtccaattagcaagtggtctataaagaagctagtctaagtagcaagtggtctataaggaaactggtctaattatcaagtggtctataaagcagctggtctaagtagcaagtagtctataaagcagctggtctaagtagcaagtagtctaaAACTTAAATGGCCTAAGACACCATAGCCATAGGTCTTGCCTAGGGTGTTTGCtatcattattaattttgtagcaATGACCCTgtgcttttaatttttaattgaaacgatcttggaatttttcaaaatggcagCCAAGGGGGTTAAAAGCTTAACAATAGACGCGAGGTCTCCAGCTGACAGATCCGCTAGTTTATATGTATCAAATAAACTAAATCGATTCAGCTTTATATATTTGATGGTCCGTATCATTGCTGTGTCGCCATGAAGGTCCTAACTATACTCTTCTTCACTACAACCGCAACATACGTCGAAAAAACTAAATCACAACCTAAATACCAAAGCCACAAAAACCAAATTCAAACAAATTCAAGTTTCAAAAACGCATCTGAACGTTACCTTTTTGCCATTGTTAGAACTTGATTTGCTTTTGCACGCGCGATGAGAGAATCTTAACCCGATGtcttaaagttgataatggaATGATTTTGTGTTTCAAAAATGCATTGTGTGTGCTGGTTTTGGGTATTGTATGGCTAGCAGTATAAATAGGCGATGTGTGTTGGGATTGACACATTCGATAGTTGTGTTCCAAGTGTTGTATACAAACGAAAGCAATAGGTAGGTAAAGAAAAGTGGTACATGTTAAGTGAGATTGTTTAGTTTGTAACATCGAAGAATTATTGTGTATAAAAGTGTATAATGTTccataaaaattgtttctcgTGTTCATGTTCAAATattctaagaaaaatattatttttcatgttaATATGTGTATCAAGAAGTTAGTGAAAATCTAGAAAATAGtcgtggtacagtcaagggcaaagatatcgacacggccgaAGTTAGAAAAATATGCATACACGTCCTTAATGTtgagtgcataaagtcgtgtatatttttgtagctttggccgtgttgatatctttgcatttgactgtactctagtggtttgacctatggcctctcaagcagaggatcgtgggggGAGGGGGTATAAGAGTTTGggttattaagtttttttttttttttttgtgtgaaattacatttgcttaccatgagctttacggtaaaagAAAACTTggtaaggaaacctgcatacCTGCCCAGAAATTTATTAGTGTGTGTAGTTGCGCCAATCCGCATtgccgcgtgagaactacaaGGCGAGTAGGCGGAGGTGGCGAtgaaaaattactaaattaccaATACATACTAAAGTTGGAGCATTTCAAAAACCAGTGTATCGAAAGCGTCAAATACAatccaatttaaaaaatattgtaggtattattgtaaaaattaaaaaataaataaaataaaagaatatttattcacaaagccAATAAGTTAGTTATTATGTTTCTATCATGGgtttcaattgaaaaaaaaaaaagtttgcgtTGAAAGATccaagcttttttgttggctgtacttcttgactgtactatgtcatccaacttacataataataataattgtatgtatactaaattcaaataaatcgtaagaagtgggtgaaaaaggaacttgcaagatttgactcaaacaaaaaaaaaacaataacaaacagggcaatttaaataaaaacttgtaaaaagaaGTCATACATAGCGGTGGTAGAGTCATTTTATGATGACACTTGCTAGACTGTGAGGATGTACACTTGTCTTATgataatataaagaaagaaagacaatatttattcacaacacaagacacaaaaaTAGTATtgagtacaaatagacaacacgaaggaaagtatgtgtcattgacAGAGACCGGAATTTTCGCGGCCATTTTGATCTATCATAGCTTAGTGACTTCTCaattatcgactctacctaaatgatatcgatGATGAGAATATCGTAAAGTAATAatcgtaatatcttttataaagatactaatggaacacttattaGCAACAACCGACTTTgaatattaaattgaattaatacgaagccgtggcggcctagtggtttgacctatcgcctctcaagcagagggtgtgggttcaaaccccggcttgcacctctgagtttttcgaaattcatgtgcgcaattacatttgaaatttaccacgagctttgcggtgaaggaaaacatcgtgaggaaacctgcgcaaacccgcgaagcaattcaatggtgcgtgtgaagttcccaatccgcactgggcccgcgtgggaactatggcccaagccctctcgttctgagaggaggcctgtgcccagcagtgggacgtatataggctgggatgatgatgatgacattttcgaCTGATCAAAAGTTTATTGGAAGTGATCGTCCTTTAACGTTAAGATCGTCTGACTCTATTGTTGATATTTTTTAGCAttttgtgtatcgatatatcgatattgaataaTTGAAGTCGATAAGACTATGACAGATTAAAAATGACGCGAAAATTCCGGATTCTgatcattgcggttgtgaatgggacactggctcagcataatgctgaagcgttaataagcaccccagcgctgattttcagtcagCACTAATAATATCATATCTATAGAATGATGtcataaaaattatgtttttttacgtaAGTATAGGCCTGTCGTAGAGCCCATCGTTAAATGGCTCTACCATATATTTATACTCTTTTTTAGACCCCTAAATTCTCAATGTGCTCTAAAATACACGCGATTTAAGTctacattgttattttttttaggattccttAGTCTTCCAAGAAACCCATATTAAATTCTAGATTTTTATGACTACAAAGCAACGATGAGATTTAAATAATGCAATTCTTTCATTTTTCCAAGTTATGCGTTCAAAGTATGTGAtaaacatactaatattataaatgcgaaagcatgtgtgtttgtgtgtttgtatggttgtgtttttgtatgtttgtccgtctttcacgtcgaaatggagcgacggatcgacgtgattttggtatagagataatttatgggcccgagagtgacataggctactttttatccgggaaaaatgcacagttgccgagagaacagcgcacgataaccgaattccacgaggAAGAAAccccgggcaaaagctagtatatttataagaTGAATTATTGCATATatcaaattaattgaaaattgtttGTTTCAGATATAAATCAAATTGATCTCAGACCAGCCAACATGAaggtaaaaatttaaataattattaatacttTCCAACTGATaggaaataatattaagatagaGTTACAGTTAACCAACAAAagttaattcaaattcaaatgatttattcagtaaataggccgcaatgggcacttttacacgtcatttttttttaaactaccagcgctttcggaaagaccatcattgccaagaagaatgcgccgcaagaaactgtttattttattttatttatttattctcaaaaaaaggtacataattttatttacataactaatttcgccaaactatgacgtttattggcgaATATTGCGCTCACTTAGAACAATTGTaccctacttaattaaaacttatctACTTAATGTTTTGCGAATCAAATTTTTCtagcaaaaacttttttagtttattcttaaaaactttAAGACTATTTCAATCATTTTCCAGaggaatattattaaataatcgtgGAGTGATGTATATTCTCGTTCTCTTACCGtaataattattagctttaGGTTCAAcatctcgttctgagaggaggcctgtgcccaacagtgggacgtatatgggctgggatgatgatgatgatgaggttcaACATACCTATGACGTGACGTGGCTCTCAGGTTACATGTATACGTCCTGAGGATTTTATGCTCCGTTGCTTGATACTGATCGAttgctaataaatattttactttctcATGCACCAATACCAACCAATGCCAATGTTAATGTTAGCGATTacagttaggggctgtttcaccatccattgattagtgttaactggcggttaaatgtgatgccgatGATCTttgtctattcaaacaaaaaaaatggagacggcatcacatttaaccgtcagttagcactaatcaatagatggtgaaacagccccttaacgtcaaatagtttaatttgtattatcagcctatttcattgaaatcatttcaaagttttcgtACTACAGTTGCTAATTAATTGTGTATGTTAAGTTGATTGTGAAGATCtgctatttattacaaaatatttcatGATTTTACATGATTACATACCGATCCCGTAgttaataaggtaaacgtacgagtgctcgtcactgtcccaatagttggcatctttaatcttatgccATTAGCAACAGAGATGACGGCAAGGTGTCGTCTACTGGGCATTAAAGTGTCGAGCATTCGAACGTTTACCTTATCACAAAGTACCTATAAGGTAAGcctacgagtgctcgtcactgtcccaatagttggcatctttaatcttatgccattagcaatagagatgaaagcagggtgtcgtctattgggcactCGGACGTTTTTACCTTATTGCAAAAAGCTATATGCTATTCACAAGATTCACCGCTCTAGCTAGACagcaaatttcatttaaatccttCCGTTTTAttgtgatatttttataaacttttatgaaaaatgtagtTAAGTCCGAAAAGAACAGGAGTGAAGATTGCGAAAGCTATTACTttactatttaaatattttgtttcaggCATTCATACCTTTGGTTTGTTTATTGTCGCTAGCCGTAGCCGAACCACCTGTCGGGTAAGTAGAGCCAATACGACCATCAAATTGaaatcgtttattctgtaaatatgcAGCAATGGGTACTtttacgtcatttttttaaactaccagctaTTCGGGAAAGAtcattattgccaagaagaacgtgccgcaagaaacttgtcagaaagtatttttttttcaaaataaataattaaacttgtctacaaataaaataacttaaaactacagtataaaattaaaaaaaaaattacatgaaaaaaaattagacagAGATGTAAAGGGTAAAACTTTAAACTCATAAGTAATCTACGATCAGTGGAAGTGTAATGTTATCATAACTGGGTTTTtcactatttatttagtttgtcagTTAGTTTtcagaaaatatgaaaaatgtattttttcttttctcaattaagaagcaaaaattttaaagtttaagcGCGTCGCTCTCCTTCGCGCGGAGTTTGTGATACTACGTCAAAGTGAAAAATGTAGGCGCATCACACGAAACTTTATCGGGctatattttcattgtttttttgtcTAATTGCCAAGAGAATAATTTAACTGTATATAGATTGGCCAAAAAATAAGCCCGCCAGTGTATTGTTTTATACTAAAGCTGAGGAACTTCATGGTACAGGACGACATTAAAAGCACCTGCGTTAAAGTTACCCGCAAAACATCGCGAATGAATATGTTATTTTacgatataatataatttatttacacatattctataaactatacatagaaagatacattagaaagacacaaataacaaatgaaaaaaatggaAGACTAATAAATTGATTAACTAAGAAAAAATTGTCAAGTCAGTCTGTCAGTCGGAGTGTGGTAGGGCAGCACCATCATCAAAGCCAAACAGCTTCGCTGCTGGCTTCCATTTGTGACGGGTGCCTCATTATGGTCTTGCGTATAGACACCAACATTATGGTGACAATATAAAATGACGATTACTTACAAAAAGGTACGAAAGATCGACAAAATCCAAATATTAAGCTATTTATTTTTCGCATGTTACCAGCACCatgtctgacacaacaaagcgtccATAAATATctgttttaggggctgtttcaccatacattgatcAGTCTTAACtgaaggttaaatgtgatgccgtctctatttgttttgttcgaatagacgaagacgcaTCACAtgtaaccgtcacttaacaccaatcaatggatggtgaaacagccccttaatctactctttattttaatttttaaacttacttcttgtctgtccctgactgaatgcttcactcaaaggttgactccGTTAAAGccataagttcgcctttatacatatatctcaatgtttgtcaatttcgtttgtttacttatttcgTACAATAAACACTTTACATACATATCTGAGACGATTCTATTATAAGGTTGGTAGCCTACCAATGCTAATAATTGCTAATAAtggtaggatgtgtcagatatttttactcgctccgctgtggcagatattaatgctgataCATCACATGTACagccaccagcaccaatatctgacacaacaagcgtgcataaatatctgatacgactctatttctagggccggaagcacatgtcagatatttttgcacgcttgcCTGTGGCAGATATATTAATAAGCTaagctggtgactgtacatacatcatcaaatatttacaatttgcTTTTCCTTCCAGCGATGGCTACGCAGCAGCGCGGTCAGGCCACGACCATCACGATCATGGCCACGACCACCAAGATCACCACGGCTCAGATTTCGGCCGCTCCCTGTCCACCGAATACGGCCCACCTTCGCGCTTCAGCGGCCGTTCTCTGTCCCAAGAATACGGAGCCCCCAACGCTCGAGGACTCTCCCAAGAATACGGAGCCCCCAGCGCTCGAGGACTCTCCCAAGAATACGGAGTACCAAACGCTAGAGCTTTATCACAAGAATATGGAGCCCCTTCAGCTCGAGGCTTATCCACAGAGTATGGGGCACCAGGTTTTAGAAACAGTCCCTCAGAAGAATACGGGCCACCCAGCGCGCGTGGTTTATCCCAGACCTATGGCGCCCCAAGCGCTAGATCTCAAGATTTCTCTCACGGTCTTTCCCAAGAATACGGAGCGCCTGGTCTAAGAAGCGGTCTTTCGCAAGAATATGGTGTACCTAGTCAAAGAAGCAGCCCCTCGGATTCTTACGGTGCCCCTCTGGAAAGGTCTTCGCCATCCGCTCAGTACGGTCTTCCTGATTTCCGTTCAGCTCCTTCTGAAGAGTACGGAGCGCCTGCTGCTAGAAGCTTTGGAACTGATTACGCGTCAGCTCGCTCTCCTTCACAGAAATACGGCGCTCCTAGTTCTCGTAGTTCTTTCCGTTCGAACTCGCTTTCTCAAGAATACGGCGCTCCTTCTGCCAGGTCTAATCAAGGGTACTCTGGTAGAAACTCTATCAAATCTTTTGGTAAAAACCACGCCCGAAGCTCTTCATCTTCGTCTTACCCGGCATCTCGTTCTCTGTCTACTCAATACGGCGCCCCTAGCACTAGGAGTTCGATTTCTGGTTCTGACTCCTACTCCCAAGGTTTTAAGGGTGCTTCGTCGTACTCTCCCAGCCAGCGCCTGTCTGAAACCTATGGAGCTCCTGCTGAGCGAAGCCTGTCCCAGGAGTATGGAGCGCCGACCAGCCGCGCCGCCGGCCTGAAGACTGGAGCCTTCGCATCATCCTTTGCTTCTTCCAGGTAAATTCTTTAGCTTTCAGTTATCTGCTCTTGATAAGTACCTAGCAAGTTTAATAACATTGCATTAAGAGTCCACCTgtaagatacacctttggcctcctCTGCACTTTTCTTCGGGTGAGAATGGTGAGATAGGAGttaatcacgggtcagtttttatgttaaaaaaaatgtatatcaaAATAAGACTAATTAAAAGTATTTAACAATAACATGAAGCAACTTTGATGTTCCCGCGGATCTCAGCGCTCTATAATCTCTGCTACTTCATTGGAAAAGTGGCTGGAAATTCTCTGTAAAATCGAAAAATCtctgaaaaatctaaaaaaagggTTTCCCTAACCAACACTCTTTGTCTGTATGTATACATCTCCACAGcaaaataagaaatttattttatttaaaagtaacaaatacatTAGCAATTAAACAtcataataagtaggtatgtactgTAATGAATATGAGTTTTTCCCGaaccaaataataatatgtcaagTCTTAAGAACGttttccattaacttttgatCCATATTCACTCGTGAACTTTCATATTTCCAGGTCATCGCCTTCCTCCAAATACGGCGCTCCTTCAGTCCGGGACTCCATGCCCTCAGACCAATACGGTGTCCCTGAGCAATACGACGCCCTCTCCAACCAAGGATACGGATACGCCAAGGAAGCTTTGGATGAGCTCCTTAACCAGGTAATTCAACTtcttttttattaacccccgacgcaaaaagaggggtgttataagtttgacctctatGTGTCTGACTGTGgcaccttagctcttaaacgggtgcaccgatttgaatgcggttctttttatttgaaatcaggtatTTCCCGCAAAGAACTAGTAGTTCGAcgtcatcatctcggcctaagTAACTGCTTCTCACTGCAGGCCGCTGTCATTTTTTCAGAATgacagggcttgggccatacttcccacgcgggcctagtgtaGATTGGGAACCTCACACACATCCACTAGCTTCCCGGTTCCACATTCCCGGAGCAAAATAACTTAGGGATCTTTTAAATGAGCCTATTAGTCTCTCAAAggaccggcaacgcacctgtgataccccacATTTTGTTCTATCCCTCTCCATGTTCTATTGCCTATGCGCTTGAGATCTTCTTTTACAGTCTTTCCACCGCTTCTTGGGTCTCCCCCTGGCCTCTAGTGTTGCAAGGTCCACGCGGAAATACACGTCAATGTTCACTCCAACATGAAAATACAACTAATCCGATATTATTTCAGGAACCAGCTAACTACGACTTCTCGTACAAAGTCAATGACTTTGAATCCGGCAGCGACTTTGGACACACAGAAACACGGCAGGAGAACCGGGCAGAAGGCAGCTACTTCGTTGTCCTGCCTGATGGCACTAAACAAGTAAGACATGTTCACAGTATATGCCTACCAAAACCAAAaccatcccagcttatataagtcccactgctggcttgggccatagttcccacgcgggcccagtccgGATTGGCATATGCCTAAATAAATCTAATACTGGGCATGggaaaattccaaaaaactaaGAAGCTTAAACCCATGTCATGTCATgaatcctctacttgagagaccataggtccaTTATTTAGACCTCCCCTTAGGCGGGACTTTTAGCATTATAATTTTCATCCCAGGCTAtacatgtcccactgctgggcacacgcctcctctcagaatgtgagggCTTGGGACGCAGCTCCCAAGCGGGCCTAATGCTGATTGGGAATtccatacaccattgaattataGTTCGCAGGtgtttgcaggtttcctcatgcaTGTatgccttcaccgtaaagttcatACACGATTCTCTGcgtgaaacaaacaacaagGCCACCACCACGATTTTACACCACTTGGATTTAACAGGCcttttataatatttctaaaaaataCCTCGACGTTTAAAgatgttaaaaatattgttggcTTATTAAAAACCGGAACAGAGTAAAGATTTTGCATGGCAATTCGTAGGTCTTTGATAATTCAAACGTCGACCAAGGAATCATAGTCgtcaaatgaaatattttaaaaaagttttacaagtTCAGTCAAACTAGTCCAACTATTTAGTGAAATATTCGAATTAATTTGATGACCCTGTATGACCCATTGGGTCTACAAAATGAACTTTTAATTAGTCTCGCTTAACCAACACCTTCCTCCTTCCAGGTGGTAGAATACGAAGCTGACGAGCGCGGCTTCAAGCCCAGGATCTCCGTGGAGCCCGCTGACCCCTCAGCCAGGGCTGGTGGCTACGATGACAACGCAGCCGACCTTAGCCGGTCAGGGGATGGACCTTACTAAACGACCTAGACACTTATGATCCAGAAGCACATCGGCATATCTAGGGGTAAAACTGGGATGAGACGAAGGTCCACTTCCAGGGGGCATGACCACCCTAAGGTTTTCTCTGCTCCCCCCCTAAATACGCCAATGCAGAAGCTTTATTGTAAAACGCGTGCGCCACGACATTCGCATAACCACTTTCCACCATCTTTTTTGTTTGATAGAAAGATGGTCGACCCTTTGGTCGGATGACATCTGGCTGTCGTTTTGGTAAACTGCAGACAGGACCGGGCAAATCAAGCGGCCTCCActcagcagtgggtggatgtgggctgtTGATTGATTTGAATTGAGAAAGATGGTGGATGCGattgatacatacatacatacataaaatcacgcctctgtCCCAACGGGATTGCGTTAAACGATATAAATAGTTCTGGAGATTGAAGATCGAAAAACCCTATTGGTAGTAAAGTTATTTGGGATTTGGAAAGTATTAAAGAATGTTCCAGTGTTTGAATGATAATGCCTAATAGATTACACCCTGCTGACAGCTATTGTTaacataaagttaaaaatagtcGGACGTCTACCTTAAATGGTCGACGCGGGTCCTATCCATTGTCTCTAGTTGTGGCAAAGCTGCTAGATGAGTTTTTTCTCACTCACGTCTCGAAGACGTTTGCGTTAGAGTATTAAATACTCTGCTCTGCTAGCCGCCACATATTTGCTCATAATCATGGTCATTGAGACTTTTTTTTGCaaacggactgttgctgttgcCTCTGATGACTTTTACAGCTTACCAGAGAGAGGACGAGCTGCCAGACAGGCCGCAGAAGCGGAAATTTAGCTTAGCATACCAAAGGGAacttctaatttttttatgcgAGGTGCTTATATAGGAGATGGGCGCGTGCATTTGGGAAAATCCATTATGGATGACTGGGAAAGGAGGGCCCAGAGAGTGCCGGACTCTCACCGGCTAAAACTCTCTGGAATTTACTACGGGGAGGAGATAGTTGGTGGGGTTTGAACACTTCTATTGAGCCGAACTCGGACTATGGACGCGAATTTTAATGAAACCGTGTTCGAGGTGTATTGTTTTGACAACAACTAAAGGCATTATTGCTTCGGAACAATTGTTGCAATACATTACTGAAATGACGAGGTAAACCTCGAAACCCCGATAGttgaaaaaaaaggtttttcgaTCTTATCTTTGCTTTCTGGATTATGTGACCAAAGACAACGGATTATTCTGCTTCAATGGTGAGAACGGACGAAACGGTAGCGAAATACtcaactatttattattttgtagcaaattttaaaaaatgtataaaaaaatgtacctcaTAGCTTTTAAGTTACGCTTGTGATGTAGTGATAattagtgcaaataaatgtttattaccTACGTTAGTTTTGTCTTTttaatactttaatttgtaacacCCTAAAACAACTATATTCACGTATCATTGGTTCTacaatcgtcactactttgaaaaaatctcgtatctaaaatcaatatgtcaacaaaattgaaccttgatgtaatgtctataaagttcactcagaaaaattatctattttgagctagttacgagtttttgtttaaagtagtgacgatatttaatttttcaagtACTTACAGCCAACGGCCATTAGGAAGTTAAACCTGACACGTTGCATAACCACGAAGAAAATTCTTAATATTGACAAAAAAACAGGAGCTTAACTTGTTGCATTGTGTCTTTAGGGCGGCAAATAAGGAATAAGGTACGCTTAGCACATTCGCTTGCACAATGAAATCTAGATGATACATCTCGCTGCAATTTCACTTCaatattcaattttttatttaaatgattcGACACATACTTAACCCGCTTTCGATCTAACACTCAGGAAActagtaaatacatatacagGTTGGCCCATTTAGAtcagtcagtatgggaaagtctgaaactataagaaatacaataaaataaataaataaataaatatcacgggacaattcacaccaattgacctagtcccaaagtaagcttagcaaagcttgtgttatgggtactaagcaacggataaatataattatatagatatagatacatacttaaatacatattaaacacccaagacccgagaacaaacattcgtatttttcatacaaatatctgccccgacacgggaatcgaacccgggacctcaagcttcgtagtcaggttctctaaccactaggccatctggtctgGTCTGGTATGTACAATaccaattgacattgttttgtttacatttagttaaatacctatccaaacgaAGTGTAGCTACACATGTACAGTCATCGCATTAAGctaagatctgttcttaggaaccatgtcgttgattttagtgacaagaaaaactgcattcatacattaaaaaaaacactttactccgttcgggaatcgaacccggtcgttttgaGAAATAAAACGTCTTTttttggatatcggtagtgtagttcataagcaataaatgttactatgaagtacggtatctagaatgaataaaatgaattgtatttcatattctttattAGGTAATGTAAGTTTTAGTTTTCAAAATGTCCGGGTTCAATTctcgagctgagtacaggtttttttttttaatttaaaaatgcacgtgttcttgttattaaaatctatAACACGATTCCTAAGAACAGACCTTCgcatgtcttatagtttcagacttttccatactgaccgatctaagtGGGCCATCctgtatattaataattttatatcattTGATTAATTGAAACTAGATTTGAGTTTCTTTTCTGGACGAATacatgacagacagacatggcgatactataagggttccgtttttgccattttggctacggaaccctaaaaaaggagcATTTATTCATGTGAAAAGAAAGCAAttaaaggaactactgcgagtAATCCGTATCTtactgtcccgctgacgctaat is part of the Choristoneura fumiferana chromosome 29, NRCan_CFum_1, whole genome shotgun sequence genome and harbors:
- the LOC141444115 gene encoding uncharacterized protein, producing the protein MKAFIPLVCLLSLAVAEPPVGDGYAAARSGHDHHDHGHDHQDHHGSDFGRSLSTEYGPPSRFSGRSLSQEYGAPNARGLSQEYGAPSARGLSQEYGVPNARALSQEYGAPSARGLSTEYGAPGFRNSPSEEYGPPSARGLSQTYGAPSARSQDFSHGLSQEYGAPGLRSGLSQEYGVPSQRSSPSDSYGAPLERSSPSAQYGLPDFRSAPSEEYGAPAARSFGTDYASARSPSQKYGAPSSRSSFRSNSLSQEYGAPSARSNQGYSGRNSIKSFGKNHARSSSSSSYPASRSLSTQYGAPSTRSSISGSDSYSQGFKGASSYSPSQRLSETYGAPAERSLSQEYGAPTSRAAGLKTGAFASSFASSRSSPSSKYGAPSVRDSMPSDQYGVPEQYDALSNQGYGYAKEALDELLNQEPANYDFSYKVNDFESGSDFGHTETRQENRAEGSYFVVLPDGTKQVVEYEADERGFKPRISVEPADPSARAGGYDDNAADLSRSGDGPY